One segment of Candidatus Aenigmatarchaeota archaeon DNA contains the following:
- a CDS encoding archaeosortase/exosortase family protein, which yields MGKPAQKKEILKEVLFFLIKFNLILIPFYLIIYFDVDFYPIQEIFASIVGSILNFIGFEVLVTGFFIYVGDLVIDISRDCIGWKSAYSLFALVMASPGKFKDKMRFLFLWIPMVLLINLFRVLITIIVGLKFGPKYLEVFHEIFWQGIMILVIIGFWYLWFSKANKLNKRRQ from the coding sequence ATGGGTAAACCAGCACAAAAAAAGGAAATTTTAAAGGAAGTTTTATTTTTTCTAATAAAATTCAATTTGATCCTAATTCCATTTTACTTGATAATTTATTTTGATGTTGACTTTTATCCAATTCAAGAAATTTTTGCCAGTATTGTAGGTTCAATATTAAATTTTATTGGTTTTGAAGTTTTGGTGACTGGTTTTTTTATTTATGTTGGAGATTTGGTTATAGATATTTCAAGAGATTGCATCGGCTGGAAAAGTGCTTATTCCCTTTTTGCACTTGTTATGGCTTCTCCAGGAAAGTTTAAGGATAAAATGAGATTTCTATTTCTTTGGATACCTATGGTCCTATTGATAAATTTATTCAGGGTCTTGATAACTATAATTGTTGGTTTGAAGTTTGGTCCTAAATACTTGGAAGTGTTTCACGAGATATTTTGGCAAGGGATAATGATACTGGTTATTATAGGTTTTTGGTACCTTTGGTTCAGTAAAGCA